In Stieleria varia, one genomic interval encodes:
- a CDS encoding DUF1552 domain-containing protein, with product MNNRRAFLSQSLAGIGALSLASQTLLADGNSVVPPKRFIFMHKGNGLLPGSLVPPTFNSKQLEAEQRKDAFVADLDEHELPEWMSPIAEHKQNLTILQGLSGKMCTTGHHTWCSSLGAYKANERLSSIQWATVDFELADLFPSPFHHIELACFPSEGGNSRGNINGIEKGFSARGPQQPNYAFGSPKIALQELFKSVSADQDARVRYELERKVLQFLSEDEASLASHLAGIEHRKVANYADALHDIRLRNGRVEAMGEVIRKHIPQLDAKYLAENLSTVDRQFGLVEVLLSTLISGMTNVVAFTADELGTRYTGLPGIEGESVNLHDVGHGKAIAGVEAPEIREKVRLQHMTLIDRIVTRLKSVPEAGGTMFDNTVLFYLPNNGETHHSKGTEWPFLVLAGENTRLDIRRRYIRLPGYDTEGHKTLGNWYTTILNAYGNSIDHYGALDVALTVDQRGPIEQFIG from the coding sequence ATGAACAATCGACGAGCATTCCTTTCTCAATCATTGGCCGGAATCGGAGCGCTCAGCCTCGCGTCGCAAACGTTGCTGGCGGACGGCAATTCAGTTGTGCCACCCAAACGCTTCATCTTCATGCACAAAGGCAACGGACTGCTGCCCGGTTCGTTGGTCCCCCCGACGTTCAACTCCAAGCAATTGGAGGCGGAGCAGCGCAAGGACGCTTTCGTCGCCGATCTCGACGAGCATGAATTGCCTGAGTGGATGAGCCCGATCGCGGAGCACAAACAAAATCTGACGATCCTCCAAGGCTTGTCAGGCAAAATGTGCACGACCGGGCATCACACTTGGTGTTCGTCACTCGGAGCCTACAAAGCAAACGAACGCCTCAGTTCCATCCAATGGGCAACCGTGGACTTTGAACTCGCAGACCTTTTTCCATCTCCTTTTCACCATATCGAACTGGCTTGCTTTCCCAGTGAAGGTGGCAACTCGCGAGGGAATATCAACGGAATCGAGAAAGGCTTCTCGGCTCGCGGCCCGCAACAACCCAACTATGCATTCGGATCACCAAAGATTGCGCTGCAGGAACTGTTCAAATCGGTGTCCGCCGATCAAGACGCCCGAGTTCGCTATGAACTGGAACGCAAGGTTTTACAGTTCTTGTCAGAAGATGAAGCTTCGCTGGCAAGCCACCTGGCTGGCATCGAACATCGCAAGGTCGCCAACTATGCCGACGCGTTGCACGACATCCGTCTACGAAACGGTCGCGTGGAAGCCATGGGTGAAGTGATTCGCAAGCACATCCCGCAACTCGACGCCAAGTATCTCGCAGAGAATCTTTCCACCGTCGATAGGCAGTTCGGATTGGTCGAAGTCTTGTTGTCCACATTGATTTCTGGAATGACCAATGTCGTCGCGTTCACCGCTGATGAATTGGGAACACGGTACACGGGATTGCCGGGAATCGAAGGCGAGAGTGTCAATCTGCACGATGTCGGGCATGGCAAAGCCATTGCTGGTGTTGAGGCTCCTGAGATCCGCGAAAAGGTGCGGCTGCAACATATGACGTTGATCGACCGCATCGTTACTCGTTTGAAAAGTGTCCCCGAGGCGGGAGGCACGATGTTCGACAATACTGTTCTGTTCTATCTGCCAAACAATGGTGAAACGCATCACAGCAAGGGTACGGAGTGGCCGTTTCTTGTGCTCGCTGGCGAGAACACACGTCTGGACATTCGTCGTCGCTACATCCGCTTGCCCGGATACGACACAGAAGGCCACAAGACACTTGGCAATTGGTACACGACCATCCTGAACGCGTATGGAAATTCGATCGATCACTACGGCGCTCTGGATGTCGCATTGACGGTTGACCAACGTGGACCGATCGAGCAATTCATCGGCTAG